A window of the Syntrophaceae bacterium genome harbors these coding sequences:
- the lon gene encoding endopeptidase La, which translates to MEAIMEELKVPDEVKIEAGTVQVPGMIPIMPLFNVAVYPRMMFPMEVSGEQAIQLVDEAMSSDRVMGLLVAKTPPQETKLDRSHFFDIGTSAVILKMAKIGDSKAQLLVQGISRFRVIEFVEGKPYIRARVETLEDSGGMDIEVEALMANLVSLFDRIVKLSPFLPQEFGAMAKNISEPGILADIIASVINVTMEEKQKILEALEVKERLREVTRLVNHQVEILELGSKIQSQVKNDIDKSQREYFLRQQLAAIRKELGEDEESKVEIEEYRAKIESKDLPEEAKKEALRELERLSRMHPSSAEFTVASTYLDWITSLPWHESTEDKLDIRKARKVLDDDHYGLEKPKKRILEYLAVRRLKPDSKGPILCFAGPPGTGKTSLGTSIARALGRKFYRLSLGGVRDEAEIRGHRRTYVGALPGRIIQGIRRAESNNPVFMLDEIDKLGSDFRGDPSSALLEVLDPAQNNSFADHYLDVPFDLSKVMFITTANILETIPPALRDRLEIIELPGYTEEEKVHIALRYLIPRQIRENGLTAEQIRFSRGAIRRIICGYTREAGVRNLEREIANICRGVASRIAEGEIQKASIRTGDLHKYLGPVRIFSEMHARVSKPGVAMGLAWTPAGGDLLFIEATSMKGKKGLTLTGQLGDVMKESASAALSFIRSNAAELGIPEDFFEDRDLHIHVPSGAIPKDGPSAGVTMLTALTSLLTNKAVKKDLAMTGEITLRGLVLPVGGIKEKVLAAHRAGVRTILLPRWNRKDLEDVPAKVRKEIDFHFVDDMMDVLRLALEK; encoded by the coding sequence ATGGAGGCAATCATGGAGGAATTGAAAGTTCCCGACGAAGTGAAGATTGAGGCCGGTACGGTTCAAGTCCCCGGCATGATTCCGATCATGCCGCTCTTCAATGTGGCCGTTTATCCCCGGATGATGTTCCCGATGGAGGTCTCCGGTGAGCAGGCGATCCAGCTCGTCGACGAGGCCATGTCGTCGGACCGGGTGATGGGATTGCTCGTGGCGAAGACTCCACCCCAGGAGACGAAGCTCGACCGGAGCCATTTCTTCGACATCGGAACCAGCGCGGTTATCCTCAAGATGGCCAAGATCGGCGACAGCAAGGCCCAGCTGCTCGTTCAGGGCATCAGCCGGTTCCGGGTCATCGAGTTCGTCGAGGGCAAGCCCTACATCCGCGCCAGGGTGGAAACCCTGGAGGACAGCGGCGGAATGGACATCGAGGTGGAGGCCCTGATGGCCAACCTCGTCAGCCTATTCGACCGCATTGTCAAGCTGTCTCCCTTCCTGCCTCAGGAATTCGGGGCCATGGCGAAGAACATCAGCGAGCCTGGTATCCTGGCGGACATCATCGCCTCCGTCATCAACGTCACCATGGAAGAGAAGCAGAAAATCCTGGAGGCCCTCGAGGTCAAGGAGCGTCTCCGTGAAGTGACCCGTCTGGTGAACCACCAGGTGGAGATCCTGGAACTGGGCAGCAAGATCCAGTCGCAGGTAAAAAACGATATCGACAAGAGCCAGCGGGAGTACTTCCTGCGCCAGCAGCTGGCGGCCATTCGCAAGGAGCTGGGAGAGGACGAGGAATCCAAGGTCGAGATCGAGGAGTACCGCGCGAAGATCGAGTCCAAAGACCTGCCGGAAGAGGCAAAGAAGGAGGCCCTCCGGGAACTGGAGCGGCTGTCCCGGATGCATCCGTCCTCGGCGGAGTTCACCGTCGCCTCGACGTACCTCGACTGGATCACGTCCCTTCCCTGGCACGAGAGCACGGAAGACAAACTGGACATCCGGAAGGCCCGGAAGGTCCTCGATGACGACCACTACGGTCTGGAAAAGCCGAAAAAACGCATCCTGGAGTACCTGGCGGTCCGGAGGCTCAAGCCGGACTCCAAGGGGCCCATCCTCTGCTTCGCAGGCCCTCCGGGCACCGGAAAGACATCCCTGGGCACGTCCATCGCCCGTGCGCTGGGACGGAAGTTCTACCGCCTGTCCCTGGGCGGCGTGCGGGACGAGGCGGAGATCCGGGGGCATCGCCGGACTTACGTCGGCGCTCTGCCGGGACGCATCATCCAGGGAATCCGGCGGGCCGAGTCGAACAATCCCGTTTTCATGCTCGACGAGATCGACAAGCTCGGCAGCGATTTCCGGGGGGATCCTTCCTCGGCGCTCCTGGAGGTCCTGGACCCGGCACAGAACAACTCGTTCGCAGACCATTACCTGGACGTGCCCTTCGACCTGTCGAAGGTGATGTTCATCACCACGGCCAACATCCTCGAAACGATCCCGCCGGCCCTGCGGGACCGCCTGGAGATCATCGAACTGCCGGGCTATACGGAGGAGGAAAAGGTCCACATCGCCCTGCGCTACCTGATTCCCAGGCAGATCAGGGAAAACGGCCTCACGGCCGAGCAGATCCGCTTTTCCCGAGGGGCTATCCGGCGTATCATCTGCGGATACACCCGGGAGGCGGGCGTCCGGAACCTGGAGCGGGAAATCGCCAACATCTGCCGCGGCGTGGCCAGCCGCATCGCCGAGGGAGAAATCCAGAAGGCCTCCATCCGCACCGGGGACCTCCACAAGTATCTGGGCCCCGTCCGGATCTTTTCGGAGATGCATGCCCGCGTCTCCAAGCCCGGGGTCGCCATGGGCCTGGCCTGGACCCCCGCCGGCGGCGACCTCCTGTTCATCGAGGCCACCTCCATGAAGGGGAAAAAAGGCCTCACCCTGACGGGCCAGCTGGGAGACGTCATGAAGGAATCGGCCTCGGCAGCCCTGAGCTTCATCCGGTCCAACGCCGCCGAACTGGGAATCCCGGAGGATTTCTTCGAGGACCGGGATCTCCATATCCACGTGCCTTCCGGAGCCATCCCCAAGGACGGGCCGTCGGCGGGCGTGACGATGCTCACGGCTCTTACGTCGCTGCTGACGAACAAGGCTGTGAAAAAAGACCTGGCCATGACTGGCGAGATCACGCTTCGAGGTCTTGTCCTCCCTGTAGGCGGCATCAAGGAGAAGGTCCTGGCGGCGCATCGGGCGGGCGTCAGGACGATTCTGCTCCCGCGCTGGAACCGAAAGGATCTCGAAGACGTCCCGGCGAAAGTCCGGAAGGAAATCGACTTCCACTTCGTCGACGACATGATGGACGTGCTCCGGCTTGCCCTGGAGAAATAA
- a CDS encoding CoA-binding protein, producing MKVTAGIQKALQEGRSALTEAESKTLLRQYGIPVVEEAACTAPEEALEAARRLGYPVVLKGLGARLTHKTERGLVKLHLTTDEEVRQAALVIENAAGSDLEGYLVQPMISGRREFVAGLFCDPLFGPVVMFGLGGIFTEALRDVVFRVAPFDEAEAALMLEEINAAAMLGPFRGEMPALRDELIRTLTGLSRLAEDSPEVTEVDINPLLIGPDGRVTAVDALVVLGKRAAPPAAAEPVDPQDLAGFFYPRSIAFIGASGIIGKWGHMLFTNVAAGGYEHDFYLVNAKGGVIAGRPVFKSVTDIPGPVDLAVVTVPAASVSAVIPEIAAKGIRRVVLISSGFSETGDKGRQLERELVAQARELGILILGPNTMGLCNPHHHFYCMGMHVRPGAGEMSLVAQSGNLGTQLLAFAKSQGIGIRAFCGSGNEGMITIEDFLDAFEKDDMTRTVVLYLESIKNGARFIETSRRVGRRKPVVVLKGGRTDAGNRAAASHTGALASNIAVFQAACRQAGIVPADHPTDLLDLSAAFSALPLPKGSRIGIATLGGGWGVVATDLCVENGLVIPNLTDEIIAGIDKILPPYWSRTNPIDLVAEFDPLIPQKIIEELLKWEECDAVLHLGMLGRVSFFRTVADSAILTDPNYSEEGLKGSIALARQSEADFSRFAVRMMETYQKPVLGVALLNDEDSRSIVEVEGSPYKGVAFQTPERAVRVLAKMCAYSSWLSREKSRTVEK from the coding sequence ATGAAAGTCACTGCAGGAATTCAGAAGGCTCTCCAGGAAGGGAGATCCGCGTTGACGGAAGCGGAGTCGAAGACCCTGCTCCGGCAATACGGCATCCCCGTCGTGGAAGAAGCCGCCTGCACGGCTCCCGAGGAGGCTCTTGAAGCAGCCCGCCGTCTCGGCTATCCCGTTGTCCTGAAGGGTCTGGGCGCGCGCCTGACCCACAAGACGGAACGGGGGCTGGTAAAGCTCCACCTGACCACGGATGAAGAGGTAAGACAGGCCGCCCTGGTCATCGAGAACGCGGCCGGTTCCGACTTGGAAGGATACCTGGTGCAGCCGATGATTTCGGGCCGCCGGGAATTCGTAGCAGGCCTTTTCTGCGACCCCCTGTTCGGCCCCGTGGTCATGTTCGGACTTGGCGGCATTTTCACCGAGGCCCTGCGGGACGTCGTATTCCGTGTTGCCCCTTTCGACGAGGCAGAGGCCGCCTTGATGCTGGAAGAAATCAACGCCGCCGCCATGCTCGGTCCCTTCCGGGGGGAGATGCCGGCCTTACGGGATGAACTCATCAGGACCCTGACGGGTCTGTCACGCCTGGCGGAGGACAGCCCGGAAGTGACGGAAGTGGACATCAACCCCCTGCTGATCGGGCCGGACGGCCGCGTTACCGCCGTCGATGCCCTCGTCGTGCTTGGGAAAAGAGCCGCGCCCCCGGCGGCGGCGGAGCCCGTCGATCCCCAGGATCTGGCAGGCTTCTTTTACCCCAGGTCCATCGCATTCATCGGCGCCTCGGGAATCATCGGGAAATGGGGCCATATGCTGTTCACCAACGTGGCCGCCGGTGGATATGAACATGATTTTTACCTGGTGAATGCCAAGGGAGGAGTCATCGCCGGGAGGCCCGTCTTCAAATCGGTGACGGACATCCCCGGACCGGTGGACCTGGCGGTGGTCACCGTTCCGGCGGCGAGCGTTTCCGCCGTCATTCCCGAGATCGCCGCCAAGGGGATCCGCCGTGTCGTGCTCATCAGTTCGGGCTTCAGCGAAACGGGCGACAAGGGGCGGCAGCTCGAGCGGGAACTGGTCGCCCAGGCGCGTGAGCTGGGCATCCTGATCCTGGGCCCCAACACCATGGGCCTGTGCAACCCGCATCACCATTTTTACTGTATGGGGATGCACGTTCGGCCCGGGGCAGGGGAAATGTCCCTGGTGGCCCAGTCGGGAAACCTGGGAACGCAGCTTCTGGCATTCGCGAAATCGCAGGGCATCGGGATCCGGGCCTTCTGCGGCTCCGGCAATGAAGGAATGATCACGATCGAGGACTTCCTCGACGCCTTCGAAAAGGACGACATGACCCGCACGGTGGTTTTGTACCTGGAGAGCATCAAGAACGGGGCGCGATTCATCGAGACGTCCCGGCGGGTGGGTCGCAGGAAGCCGGTGGTGGTTCTCAAGGGCGGACGGACCGATGCCGGGAACCGGGCCGCGGCCAGCCACACCGGTGCCCTGGCTTCCAATATCGCCGTCTTCCAGGCCGCCTGCCGCCAGGCAGGCATTGTCCCGGCCGATCATCCCACGGATCTCCTGGATCTGTCCGCAGCATTCTCCGCCCTCCCCCTGCCGAAGGGAAGCCGGATCGGCATAGCGACCCTGGGCGGGGGATGGGGTGTCGTGGCGACGGATCTCTGCGTCGAAAACGGACTCGTGATTCCCAACCTGACGGACGAAATCATTGCGGGCATCGATAAAATTCTGCCTCCCTACTGGAGCCGGACGAACCCCATCGACCTGGTGGCCGAGTTCGACCCCCTGATCCCGCAGAAAATCATAGAAGAACTCCTGAAATGGGAAGAATGCGACGCCGTTCTCCACCTGGGAATGCTGGGGCGGGTGAGCTTCTTCCGGACGGTTGCCGATTCGGCCATCCTGACGGACCCCAATTACTCGGAAGAGGGACTAAAAGGCAGCATTGCCCTGGCACGCCAGAGCGAGGCCGATTTCTCCCGATTCGCCGTCCGCATGATGGAGACCTACCAAAAACCCGTTCTGGGCGTCGCCCTCCTGAACGATGAAGACAGCCGGTCGATCGTGGAAGTGGAGGGGAGCCCTTACAAGGGCGTCGCCTTCCAGACGCCGGAACGGGCTGTCAGGGTCCTGGCGAAGATGTGTGCTTATTCCAGTTGGCTCTCCCGCGAGAAGAGCCGCACCGTGGAGAAGTAA
- a CDS encoding histidine phosphatase family protein: MSRIVLIRHGQASFGKDRYDRLSRMGWRQARILAAHLFKTGSTFDAVYAGELERQQDTAQAVLAHYDGRERPLPPLETIPEFNEYPSRSIFLHYFPLVIRDNPSLESNLERLYKDRKAFQRIFEAVVRRWIDDPAPPAEIMGWDDFRVTVASGMQKVLQRNGRGSRIAVFTSGGAISATVQTALGLSTEETFRLAWMIRNASVTELLHDGDRLSLLSFNGTTHLEMEGDPSVITYR, translated from the coding sequence GTGAGCCGCATCGTCCTGATCCGCCACGGCCAGGCCTCCTTCGGCAAAGACCGCTACGACCGCCTCTCCCGGATGGGGTGGAGGCAGGCGCGGATCCTGGCCGCGCACCTGTTCAAGACAGGCAGCACGTTCGACGCCGTATACGCGGGAGAACTCGAACGACAGCAGGACACCGCCCAGGCCGTGCTAGCCCATTACGACGGCCGGGAACGGCCTCTTCCCCCTCTCGAAACCATCCCGGAATTCAACGAGTATCCATCCCGGTCGATCTTTCTGCATTATTTCCCGCTGGTCATTCGCGACAATCCGTCCCTGGAGAGCAACCTGGAACGGCTTTACAAAGACCGCAAGGCCTTCCAGCGGATTTTTGAAGCGGTCGTCCGCCGCTGGATCGACGACCCGGCACCTCCGGCGGAGATCATGGGCTGGGACGATTTCCGCGTCACCGTCGCCTCGGGCATGCAAAAGGTCCTGCAGCGGAACGGCCGGGGCAGCCGGATCGCCGTTTTCACCTCCGGGGGGGCCATTTCCGCCACCGTCCAGACGGCCCTGGGCCTCTCCACGGAGGAGACGTTCCGCCTGGCCTGGATGATCCGCAACGCCTCCGTCACGGAATTACTCCACGACGGGGACCGGCTTTCCCTGCTGTCCTTCAACGGGACGACCCACCTCGAAATGGAGGGGGATCCGTCCGTCATCACATACCGGTAA
- a CDS encoding acyl-CoA dehydrogenase gives MDFAVSDKMQAITGMMDDFVRKELFPLEPEFLTTDFRDLLPVLEEKRRMVRQMELWAPNHPPEYGGMGLNLMDHALVSEVLGQSPIGHYVFGCHAPDAGNIEILHKYGTEKQKIQYLKPLVEGKIRSCFSMTEVDLPGSNPVMMDTTAVTDGNDYVINGQKWYSTSADGAAFAIVMAVTNPDAAPHMRASMIIVPTDNPGFNLVRNIPVMGHQGSDFASHAEILYQSCRVPRENLLGPEGWGFVIAQERLGPGRIHHCMRWLGICNRVFDLMCRRAAGRVISPDGNTLASRQIVQAWIAESAAEIQAARLMTLHAAWKIENLGVKEAREDISLIKFYVAGVLQRVVDRALQVHGGMGMTDDTIIAYFYRHERAARIYDGADEVHKVTVARRIIKQVVARKA, from the coding sequence ATGGATTTCGCCGTATCCGACAAAATGCAGGCCATCACGGGGATGATGGACGACTTCGTCCGGAAGGAGCTGTTTCCCCTCGAGCCGGAATTCCTGACCACGGATTTCCGGGACCTCCTCCCCGTCCTGGAGGAAAAGCGCCGGATGGTCCGGCAGATGGAGCTGTGGGCGCCGAACCATCCGCCCGAGTACGGCGGCATGGGACTCAACCTGATGGATCACGCCCTCGTCTCGGAGGTCCTGGGCCAGTCCCCCATCGGCCACTACGTCTTCGGCTGCCACGCCCCGGACGCGGGAAACATCGAGATCCTGCACAAATACGGGACGGAGAAGCAGAAAATCCAGTACCTGAAGCCGCTGGTGGAGGGGAAGATCCGCAGCTGCTTCTCCATGACGGAGGTGGACCTCCCGGGATCGAACCCGGTGATGATGGACACGACCGCCGTCACCGACGGGAACGACTACGTCATCAACGGCCAGAAGTGGTACAGCACGTCGGCCGACGGGGCGGCCTTCGCCATCGTCATGGCCGTCACGAATCCCGACGCCGCTCCGCACATGCGGGCCAGCATGATCATCGTCCCCACGGACAACCCCGGATTCAACCTGGTCCGGAACATACCCGTCATGGGACACCAGGGAAGCGACTTCGCGAGCCATGCCGAGATCCTCTACCAGTCCTGCCGGGTCCCCCGGGAAAATCTTCTCGGTCCGGAGGGATGGGGATTCGTCATCGCCCAGGAGCGACTCGGGCCGGGCCGGATTCACCACTGCATGCGCTGGCTCGGCATCTGCAACCGCGTCTTCGACCTGATGTGCCGGCGGGCAGCCGGCCGGGTCATTTCGCCCGACGGCAACACACTGGCTTCACGCCAGATCGTCCAGGCCTGGATCGCCGAATCCGCCGCCGAGATCCAGGCGGCCCGCCTCATGACGCTCCACGCCGCCTGGAAGATCGAAAACCTGGGCGTCAAGGAGGCCCGGGAGGACATCTCTCTCATCAAGTTCTACGTCGCCGGCGTCCTCCAGCGGGTCGTGGACCGCGCCCTTCAGGTTCACGGCGGCATGGGGATGACCGACGATACGATCATCGCCTATTTCTACCGCCACGAGCGGGCCGCCCGGATCTACGACGGGGCGGACGAAGTACACAAGGTCACCGTGGCCCGGCGGATCATCAAGCAGGTGGTGGCCAGGAAGGCCTGA